A window of the Halobacterium hubeiense genome harbors these coding sequences:
- a CDS encoding glycosyltransferase family 2 protein — MSSETTSSKPPDGGHEGEPVNSTLSESLDMTTPQAGQLLPADSESTPAISIVMPTMNEEEGIRECIERATNALEELGVTGEIIISDASTDRTPDIAESMGAIVVEPDKPGYGYAYRYAFDHARGSYIVMGDADTTYDFEEIPKLLELVAYGDADIVMGSRLEGEIKDGAMPPLHEHIGNPLLTKFLNAFYDAGVSDAHSGFRVFSQEALEALELGSDGMEFASEMIMDAGAKDLTIEEVPITYHEREGEAKLESFHDGWRHVKFMLVNAPGYLFSLPGSIMGAVGVVVMALSVFNVEVMGQSIGVHSLIAGSLLTLAGYQVGSFGFLTDVASDPIQRPDGVITQWLNEHFTLERGVLLGLGLFAFGSLTALGLLYQWAASGFTTLPSITGDIVAFTAIVLGLQTMFGAFFAGILIER; from the coding sequence ATGTCGTCTGAAACTACGTCTTCGAAACCACCCGATGGAGGGCATGAGGGCGAGCCGGTCAACTCGACGCTCTCGGAGTCACTCGATATGACCACGCCCCAGGCAGGCCAGCTGTTGCCCGCAGACAGTGAGTCGACGCCGGCGATCAGCATCGTCATGCCGACGATGAACGAGGAGGAAGGGATCCGCGAGTGCATCGAGCGCGCGACGAACGCACTCGAAGAGCTGGGAGTCACCGGCGAGATCATCATCAGTGACGCCTCAACAGATCGCACCCCGGACATCGCTGAGTCGATGGGTGCGATCGTCGTCGAACCTGACAAGCCAGGCTACGGGTATGCGTACCGGTACGCGTTCGACCACGCCCGCGGCAGCTACATCGTTATGGGCGACGCTGACACAACCTACGACTTCGAGGAGATTCCGAAGCTCCTCGAACTCGTCGCGTACGGTGATGCCGACATTGTGATGGGCAGCCGGCTAGAGGGCGAAATCAAGGATGGGGCGATGCCGCCGCTGCACGAACACATCGGCAACCCGCTCCTGACGAAGTTCCTCAACGCGTTCTACGACGCAGGAGTTAGTGACGCCCACAGCGGGTTCCGCGTGTTCTCCCAAGAAGCGCTAGAAGCGCTAGAGTTGGGGTCGGATGGGATGGAGTTCGCCAGCGAGATGATCATGGACGCTGGCGCGAAAGACCTCACCATTGAGGAGGTCCCGATTACGTACCATGAGCGTGAGGGCGAGGCAAAATTAGAGAGTTTCCACGACGGGTGGCGCCACGTCAAATTCATGCTCGTGAACGCGCCGGGATACTTGTTCTCGCTCCCCGGCTCCATCATGGGCGCGGTCGGCGTCGTCGTAATGGCGCTTAGCGTGTTCAACGTCGAAGTGATGGGGCAAAGCATTGGCGTCCATTCCCTCATCGCGGGCAGTCTGCTGACGCTAGCCGGCTACCAAGTTGGGAGCTTCGGGTTCCTCACGGACGTCGCCAGCGACCCCATCCAGCGGCCTGATGGGGTGATAACGCAGTGGCTCAACGAGCACTTCACGCTCGAACGCGGCGTCCTCCTCGGCCTCGGCCTGTTCGCGTTCGGGTCGCTGACTGCGCTCGGCCTGCTCTATCAGTGGGCCGCCAGCGGGTTTACGACGCTTCCCTCGATTACGGGTGATATCGTCGCGTTCACCGCCATCGTGCTCGGCTTGCAGACGATGTTCGGCGCGTTCTTCGCCGGTATTCTAATTGAGAGATAA
- a CDS encoding sulfatase, whose protein sequence is MSDWEHIILLSADALRADHLSCYGYHRNTSPEIDELAADSIQFSNAYSASSHTREAVPSLLTGRYPENAVDENYHLAAKPISSIASQAGFETAGFHSNPFLSRSYGFGRGFDEFDDDLHLGQHKLVALAQRAIDKLRNRHYARADEINKRALNWIDSLNEGESFFLWNHYMDTHGPYEPPGEYGTVFREERVSDSEAQALYQRAIDDPQSITEGERQLLVDYYDGEIRYNDEKIGSFLDALAERGLLEDSLVIFTADHGDAFGERGYYEHPRFLHEELTHVPLLVRSPGGTTGEVTTPVSTLDITATIEAEISPKEWSTGKSLLTISEGDRAVFSQAQGENDESHLRRYGVQTKQNTCFCEYNRETGDIDFGECTDRSLRDELRTHIDEDRGHGEDEDGIESEDVDPEIERRLDALGYKD, encoded by the coding sequence ATGAGTGACTGGGAACACATCATACTCCTTTCTGCCGACGCACTCCGAGCTGACCATCTCTCTTGTTATGGATATCATCGAAACACATCGCCGGAGATTGACGAGTTAGCAGCTGACAGTATCCAGTTCTCTAATGCGTATAGTGCGAGCTCTCATACGCGCGAAGCAGTCCCGTCGTTGCTTACCGGCCGCTATCCGGAAAATGCCGTAGACGAGAACTATCACTTAGCTGCGAAGCCCATCTCCTCGATTGCTTCCCAAGCTGGCTTCGAGACAGCTGGCTTCCACTCGAACCCCTTCCTATCACGCTCCTACGGTTTCGGTCGGGGATTCGATGAGTTCGACGATGATCTTCATCTCGGGCAGCACAAGTTGGTTGCGCTGGCGCAACGAGCTATCGACAAGCTTCGAAACCGGCACTATGCTCGCGCCGACGAAATCAACAAACGCGCGCTCAATTGGATTGACTCTCTGAACGAAGGGGAGTCATTCTTCCTCTGGAACCACTATATGGACACACACGGGCCGTACGAGCCCCCGGGCGAATATGGGACTGTATTTCGCGAAGAACGTGTCTCCGATAGTGAGGCGCAGGCACTATACCAGCGTGCGATAGACGATCCGCAATCCATCACCGAAGGCGAACGACAACTGCTCGTTGACTATTACGACGGCGAGATTCGATATAACGACGAGAAAATCGGGTCGTTCCTCGATGCACTCGCGGAGCGAGGGCTCTTGGAGGATTCGCTCGTCATATTCACAGCAGACCACGGGGACGCGTTCGGTGAACGTGGCTACTATGAGCACCCGCGGTTTCTACATGAAGAACTAACACATGTCCCACTACTGGTGCGGTCGCCGGGTGGCACGACAGGAGAAGTCACGACTCCGGTAAGTACGCTCGACATCACTGCAACGATCGAGGCCGAAATCAGTCCGAAGGAGTGGTCTACTGGCAAATCTCTGCTCACTATCTCCGAGGGTGACCGAGCTGTCTTCTCTCAAGCACAAGGAGAGAACGATGAAAGCCACCTCCGTCGGTACGGAGTACAAACCAAACAGAACACCTGTTTCTGTGAATACAACCGTGAAACAGGTGACATTGACTTTGGCGAATGTACTGACCGTTCGCTCCGTGATGAATTACGAACTCATATTGATGAAGATCGCGGCCATGGTGAAGATGAAGACGGAATAGAATCGGAAGATGTCGACCCTGAGATAGAGCGACGACTAGACGCCTTGGGGTACAAGGACTAG
- a CDS encoding glycosyltransferase, whose amino-acid sequence MVERISAVVVQDRLNTYGGGERVVHQLTETIPGNVDIVTGEYEPESTYDFDDSSVTEIRSNSFGSFIASRLTIDWNEYDVAILSGNRPQFIQWLNLPIPVIRYCHSPTRTFWSLRDRSFRESNLAEKVVRAGIAPAYRRIDTVLNRRHSHIVANSHNIRSQVDRFYGLDATVAYPPVDVESFEYAAHEDYWLSVNRLVPKKRVDLQIDAFAGTDENLVIVGSVDEHFDEFGSQMKSRIDSTPNVELEEFATEDHLRSLYSRAKGVVYTPYYEDFGIVPVEAMASGKPVVAVAEGGPIETVHDERTGWHVSPDVVEIRERVTSDFDPDEFRAQCLERVRRFDRREFKDTINEVISEYAV is encoded by the coding sequence ATGGTGGAACGAATATCAGCCGTCGTCGTTCAAGACCGGCTCAATACATACGGTGGTGGTGAACGTGTTGTTCACCAACTCACAGAAACGATACCAGGAAACGTTGACATTGTTACGGGCGAATACGAACCGGAATCGACGTACGACTTCGATGACTCTTCCGTCACAGAGATACGGTCGAATTCGTTCGGTTCGTTTATCGCGTCACGATTGACCATCGACTGGAACGAGTACGACGTGGCGATCCTAAGCGGGAATCGTCCACAGTTTATACAATGGCTGAATCTCCCAATTCCGGTTATCAGGTACTGTCATTCCCCGACGCGCACATTCTGGTCGTTACGAGATCGTTCTTTCCGAGAATCTAATTTGGCTGAGAAGGTTGTTCGAGCGGGAATTGCACCGGCCTATCGGAGAATCGATACAGTCCTAAACCGAAGACATAGTCACATTGTCGCGAATAGTCACAATATTCGATCCCAGGTAGACCGATTCTATGGCTTAGATGCGACAGTAGCGTATCCACCAGTTGATGTTGAGAGCTTCGAATACGCGGCACACGAGGATTACTGGTTGAGCGTGAACAGGTTAGTCCCGAAGAAACGAGTTGATTTGCAGATTGATGCGTTCGCTGGGACTGACGAGAACCTCGTAATAGTTGGATCAGTAGACGAGCACTTCGACGAGTTTGGGTCCCAAATGAAGTCGCGAATCGACTCGACGCCGAACGTGGAACTCGAAGAATTTGCTACTGAAGACCACCTTCGTTCTCTCTACTCGCGCGCGAAGGGCGTCGTATACACTCCGTATTACGAGGACTTCGGTATCGTTCCTGTCGAAGCGATGGCTAGCGGAAAGCCCGTAGTAGCGGTAGCTGAGGGTGGACCAATTGAGACGGTGCACGACGAACGAACCGGATGGCACGTTTCGCCGGACGTAGTAGAGATACGGGAACGCGTCACGTCGGACTTCGACCCTGACGAATTCCGAGCGCAGTGCCTTGAGCGCGTTCGCCGGTTCGATAGACGAGAATTCAAGGACACTATTAACGAGGTCATCTCCGAATACGCTGTGTGA
- a CDS encoding type II toxin-antitoxin system HicA family toxin, which translates to MGAGYRLPKELVAALTELGYQPVDRAGSHLKLRYVHPETDEIRNVTVPMGKEISGDTLRNIASQCGADDFQAWCNWIDDLLSCFSCNSGVSRHLNH; encoded by the coding sequence CTGGGAGCTGGCTACCGATTACCCAAGGAACTCGTTGCAGCACTCACAGAGTTGGGGTACCAGCCGGTCGACCGGGCCGGCAGCCATCTCAAACTTCGATATGTGCATCCGGAGACCGACGAGATTCGAAATGTGACGGTTCCGATGGGCAAAGAGATCAGCGGCGATACACTCCGCAATATTGCCAGCCAGTGTGGCGCGGACGATTTCCAAGCGTGGTGCAACTGGATCGACGACCTTCTGTCCTGCTTCAGTTGCAACAGTGGTGTGTCTCGTCACCTGAACCATTGA
- a CDS encoding metal-dependent hydrolase, with amino-acid sequence MLQRVPWVIGSQLPDLIDKPLAWTVTVLPSGRLFAHSLFTAFVLIAGVAWLSRRFDRPQAWVAFGIGYLTHTHTIADLGPEVFLGLLTGDLSVVRRASA; translated from the coding sequence GTGCTGCAACGAGTTCCTTGGGTAATCGGTAGCCAGCTCCCAGACCTCATCGATAAACCACTTGCGTGGACCGTCACAGTGTTGCCGTCAGGACGGTTGTTCGCACACTCGCTGTTCACTGCCTTCGTTCTTATCGCTGGCGTGGCGTGGCTCAGTCGTCGGTTCGATCGTCCCCAGGCGTGGGTAGCGTTTGGCATCGGCTATCTCACACACACACACACGATTGCCGACCTTGGACCTGAGGTTTTCCTTGGGCTGTTGACGGGGGATTTGAGTGTGGTGCGCCGGGCGTCCGCGTGA
- a CDS encoding LamG-like jellyroll fold domain-containing protein, translating into MSDVRDATDEILADRPSIEDGLQELLDIDANAETWTFDDVPVDSGAFGELVSNGIVEADGDEYRLADRAAVQAALDGDTPVEEETTTDTGPSVDDRLRAVDPGLAASLVALLGLVVVMRTAFSWPAVFRGNDVVLSGNDAYFYRYWLEELFRTGTSVTSLPPALQDHDVAMIAATHTMASLLGGGQDAVSLVLAWYPVVAAVVVGGLVYVVAMVAFDDQRVALASVAFYAITPIVAYRSALGFGDHHAFDYLLVALAITGLLVLVDERADWRTVTRRRLLGLAVFAVAVGTQVHAWRGGPLLILPVAAYVFLRVGSDVRAGESPLEANAWTLAALAVSAVLALLPHVAFDWSGAYRAFAPALLFAGSLVVVGIGELAVRRGIRARTVLGLEVVGSLVAGVVAWVAMPGVRSAAQRGIGYFTRTGQTSITETYSLLSPEYGVITTPIFYLGFAFFLAVAALVWAAWRVNREHRPTWLALTVYTGGFFLAALVQLRFAGHLAILFAVFAGLGFVYLVAAVDATALPRPFVDAGDSETVPPRFRETDAESSGLSFPDRESTFAVVALFLLVGSLGVFQTVGGTNDLTIEGATYDAANAIDDHAAAANVSWPDNYVFSDWDRNRVYNYYVNNQSRSYAYAQDHYNEFVTSSNASAWYDQLTANLTGYVVVEDLDENFSQTSLQSRLWQNWGSYSDGVEGLGHYRAVYANDGRKVFDLVQGAMLVGQGEPGETQTVSTAFNAGGDSHTYERQVTPTANGWYAVRVPHNGTYEGTAGTSVSDEAIENGSFVGPNSEQPGMSYWPLNASSGEVAFDVTGGNHGWIDGATWTDSGLAFDGNDVVTVPNTSDLSSNQDVSISVTFRTDNSTDYVNNVSFPRLVGTAAPSQFANTSGVQIALANGQILGALGNGEQAAVLEGPRVDDGQVHTATLVRDGNTIQLQVDGEVRAERSYSGEIKASDTFSIGSISTGSRGFVGEVLAVDASGNASSS; encoded by the coding sequence ATGAGTGACGTCCGGGATGCAACGGACGAGATTCTCGCTGACCGTCCCTCCATCGAAGACGGCCTCCAAGAGCTACTTGACATTGATGCGAACGCGGAGACGTGGACGTTCGACGATGTCCCCGTTGATTCAGGAGCGTTCGGCGAACTCGTGTCGAACGGAATCGTCGAGGCGGATGGTGATGAGTACCGGCTCGCCGACCGTGCCGCCGTCCAGGCAGCGCTCGACGGCGACACCCCTGTCGAGGAGGAAACGACGACCGACACCGGGCCGTCAGTCGATGATCGGCTCCGCGCAGTCGATCCGGGCCTCGCGGCAAGCCTGGTAGCGCTGCTCGGGCTCGTCGTCGTGATGCGGACCGCGTTCTCGTGGCCGGCGGTCTTCCGCGGGAACGACGTCGTGCTGTCGGGGAACGACGCGTACTTCTACCGGTACTGGCTCGAAGAGCTGTTCCGGACCGGGACGTCGGTGACGTCGCTGCCGCCAGCCCTCCAGGACCACGACGTCGCGATGATTGCCGCCACGCACACGATGGCATCCCTGCTTGGAGGCGGGCAGGACGCCGTCAGTCTCGTCCTGGCGTGGTATCCCGTCGTCGCGGCGGTCGTCGTCGGCGGGCTCGTCTACGTGGTCGCGATGGTCGCGTTCGACGACCAGCGCGTGGCACTCGCGAGCGTCGCCTTCTACGCGATTACGCCCATCGTGGCGTACCGGTCCGCGCTCGGGTTCGGCGACCACCACGCCTTCGACTACCTGCTGGTCGCGCTCGCCATTACTGGGTTGCTCGTCCTCGTCGACGAGCGCGCGGACTGGCGGACGGTCACGCGACGACGCTTACTGGGGCTCGCGGTGTTCGCGGTCGCCGTCGGGACACAAGTCCATGCGTGGCGTGGCGGCCCACTATTGATCCTTCCAGTCGCGGCGTACGTCTTCCTGCGCGTCGGCTCGGACGTCCGAGCGGGCGAGTCACCACTCGAGGCAAACGCGTGGACGCTCGCCGCGCTCGCCGTCTCTGCCGTGCTGGCACTCCTCCCGCACGTCGCGTTCGACTGGTCGGGCGCGTACCGCGCGTTCGCCCCGGCCTTGTTGTTTGCGGGGAGCCTCGTCGTCGTCGGCATCGGCGAACTCGCGGTCCGACGGGGAATTAGAGCGCGGACGGTGTTGGGGTTGGAAGTCGTGGGCAGTCTCGTTGCTGGTGTTGTTGCGTGGGTGGCTATGCCGGGTGTCCGGAGCGCGGCCCAGCGCGGGATTGGGTATTTCACGCGGACTGGCCAGACATCGATTACGGAGACGTACTCGTTGTTGAGTCCGGAGTATGGTGTGATCACGACGCCCATCTTCTACCTCGGGTTTGCGTTCTTCCTCGCGGTCGCCGCCCTCGTGTGGGCGGCGTGGCGGGTAAACCGCGAGCATCGCCCGACGTGGCTGGCGCTCACCGTCTACACGGGCGGATTCTTCCTCGCGGCGCTCGTGCAGCTCCGATTCGCCGGCCACCTCGCCATACTCTTTGCAGTCTTTGCCGGGCTCGGGTTCGTGTACTTGGTGGCAGCCGTGGATGCGACCGCCCTCCCGCGGCCGTTCGTCGACGCGGGCGACTCCGAGACCGTTCCACCCCGATTCCGTGAAACTGACGCCGAATCGAGTGGACTGTCGTTCCCGGACCGCGAGTCGACGTTCGCGGTCGTCGCACTGTTCCTGCTCGTCGGGAGTCTCGGCGTGTTCCAGACGGTCGGTGGCACGAACGACCTGACGATCGAGGGCGCGACCTACGACGCAGCGAACGCGATCGATGATCACGCCGCCGCGGCGAACGTCTCGTGGCCCGACAACTACGTGTTCAGTGACTGGGACCGAAATCGCGTCTACAACTACTACGTCAACAATCAGTCCCGGTCGTACGCGTACGCGCAGGACCACTACAACGAGTTCGTGACGTCGAGTAATGCCAGCGCGTGGTACGACCAGTTGACGGCGAACTTGACGGGGTACGTCGTCGTTGAGGACCTCGACGAGAACTTCTCTCAGACGTCGCTACAGTCCCGGCTCTGGCAGAACTGGGGCAGTTACAGTGATGGCGTCGAGGGGCTTGGCCACTATCGCGCCGTGTACGCCAACGACGGCCGGAAGGTCTTCGACCTCGTGCAGGGTGCGATGTTAGTCGGGCAGGGTGAGCCTGGTGAGACGCAAACCGTGAGTACGGCGTTCAATGCGGGCGGCGACTCGCACACGTACGAGCGACAGGTGACGCCGACTGCGAACGGTTGGTACGCCGTCCGAGTGCCGCACAACGGAACGTACGAGGGCACGGCGGGGACTTCTGTATCGGACGAAGCGATAGAGAACGGGTCGTTCGTCGGCCCGAACAGCGAACAGCCTGGAATGTCGTACTGGCCGCTGAACGCGAGCAGTGGTGAGGTCGCGTTCGACGTCACGGGCGGAAACCATGGCTGGATCGATGGCGCGACGTGGACTGATTCTGGACTAGCATTTGATGGAAACGATGTCGTAACCGTTCCGAACACGAGTGACCTGTCCAGCAATCAGGACGTCTCGATCTCCGTTACGTTCCGGACGGACAACAGCACGGACTACGTCAATAACGTCTCGTTCCCACGGCTCGTTGGTACGGCAGCTCCATCGCAATTCGCGAACACGAGTGGCGTCCAAATCGCGCTGGCAAATGGACAGATTCTCGGCGCACTTGGCAACGGAGAGCAGGCAGCCGTCCTAGAGGGGCCACGCGTTGACGACGGCCAAGTACACACAGCGACACTCGTTCGTGACGGAAACACCATACAGTTACAGGTCGATGGTGAGGTGAGGGCAGAGCGGAGCTATTCAGGAGAGATCAAAGCATCAGACACGTTCTCCATCGGGTCTATCTCGACGGGGTCGCGAGGATTCGTCGGCGAAGTATTAGCCGTCGACGCCTCCGGTAACGCGAGCAGCTCGTAA
- a CDS encoding glycosyltransferase family 4 protein, giving the protein MDVAFVSNVVYPFVTGGAEKRIHEIGTRLVERDHDVTVYGRHFWDGPRETTHEGMTLRAVSPERDLYGEDGQRSIGEALEFAKDIVRPLRRNAANHDVVVASVFPYFPVLAAKLALAGTGTPLVTTWHEVWGDYWNEYLGTLGPFGKAVEHATARVPQYPIAVSGVTADRLAARGQPRERIRTVPNGIDYDQIRRVEPAPDAFDVLFAGRLIEDKRVDVLLDAFDAVDTDATLGIIGDGPQRDGLERQAAALDSADRVTFLGFLDDYEDVLAHMRGARVFASPSTREGFGITYAEAMAAGCTVIGAEHPDSAADEVIQDGGFLVAPNADALATTLMRALHGAAPPSDPKMVAQQFDWGNVATDAEEAYQAAIRRKWGGI; this is encoded by the coding sequence ATGGACGTCGCGTTCGTCTCGAATGTCGTCTACCCGTTCGTGACCGGCGGGGCCGAGAAGCGCATCCACGAAATCGGGACGCGACTCGTCGAGCGCGACCACGACGTGACTGTCTACGGCCGGCACTTCTGGGACGGCCCACGCGAAACCACCCACGAGGGAATGACGCTGCGCGCGGTCAGCCCCGAACGCGACCTCTACGGCGAGGACGGCCAGCGCTCCATCGGCGAGGCGCTGGAGTTCGCGAAAGACATCGTTCGCCCGCTGCGGCGGAACGCCGCCAACCACGACGTTGTCGTCGCCTCCGTGTTCCCGTACTTCCCCGTGCTCGCCGCGAAGCTCGCACTCGCGGGGACCGGAACGCCGCTCGTGACGACGTGGCACGAGGTCTGGGGCGACTACTGGAACGAGTACCTCGGCACGCTGGGGCCGTTCGGGAAGGCCGTCGAACACGCGACTGCTCGCGTCCCCCAGTATCCGATTGCGGTCTCGGGCGTCACCGCGGACCGGCTCGCGGCCCGCGGACAGCCCCGCGAACGCATTCGGACGGTACCCAACGGCATCGACTACGACCAGATTCGACGCGTCGAACCGGCCCCCGACGCCTTCGACGTGCTGTTCGCGGGCCGGCTCATCGAGGACAAGCGCGTCGACGTACTCCTCGACGCCTTCGACGCCGTCGACACCGACGCGACGCTCGGCATCATCGGCGACGGCCCCCAGCGCGACGGTCTCGAACGGCAGGCCGCCGCGCTCGACAGCGCCGACCGCGTCACCTTCCTCGGCTTCCTCGACGACTACGAGGACGTGCTCGCGCACATGCGCGGCGCCCGCGTGTTCGCGTCACCCTCGACCCGCGAGGGGTTCGGCATCACGTACGCGGAGGCGATGGCCGCCGGCTGTACTGTTATTGGTGCGGAGCATCCAGATTCGGCGGCCGATGAAGTCATTCAGGACGGTGGTTTTCTCGTGGCCCCGAACGCCGATGCGCTTGCGACAACACTCATGCGAGCCCTTCACGGAGCAGCTCCGCCTTCGGATCCGAAAATGGTTGCTCAGCAGTTCGACTGGGGTAACGTTGCTACCGACGCCGAAGAAGCATATCAAGCGGCAATTCGACGTAAGTGGGGTGGAATATGA
- a CDS encoding lipopolysaccharide biosynthesis protein, with protein MGRISEQGISSLWPSLEFIQDNILILTASVLGGAGLYLLRIVLGRTLSPTQYGQFSTVASILMIMGFLVGAIGYTATKILEEVNLIDLTVACLILAAGFACTVLLLQPILLTHLELTAIVLLVPILMRVPILSIYQPILGFHQKARNFRKVAVSEIFEAVFLLAVSGIIFLQGDVSLLIAVLLFPLASLVSTIAILPNSPRPKLQPTLSGIKRTFSDLPNSIGINSLLLIPTTFDMLIVSARFTGAIVGFWGVLTVFGKAYTIITRAVSRVMFPDSTTESEDSIIESVILCSVLGIGGAAIGILFSDFWIVTLFGQKYSSMVGLLPEYMLMMLPYPAIALFGIHSFGSGNPRQGTILFVVVSVLYLSTAIASTLSQIIWILAIGHYLILVGIGSYKLTAQGRA; from the coding sequence ATGGGCAGGATATCGGAACAAGGTATATCCTCGTTATGGCCAAGCTTGGAATTTATACAGGATAATATATTAATTCTAACCGCATCAGTACTTGGCGGCGCCGGGCTCTACCTACTTCGTATCGTACTCGGGAGGACATTAAGCCCGACACAGTATGGGCAATTTTCGACAGTTGCATCCATACTAATGATTATGGGGTTTCTGGTCGGAGCAATCGGCTATACTGCCACAAAAATTCTTGAAGAGGTCAATCTCATTGACCTTACTGTCGCGTGTTTGATCCTCGCCGCTGGCTTCGCGTGTACCGTACTCCTACTCCAGCCAATATTGTTAACGCACCTCGAACTAACGGCCATCGTTCTTCTCGTTCCAATCTTAATGAGAGTGCCAATCCTATCAATATATCAGCCAATACTTGGGTTCCATCAGAAGGCCAGGAACTTTCGAAAGGTTGCAGTTTCAGAGATATTTGAAGCAGTATTTCTGTTGGCCGTCTCAGGGATAATCTTTCTCCAGGGGGATGTATCGCTTCTTATCGCGGTCCTGTTGTTCCCTCTCGCCAGCCTAGTCAGTACAATCGCAATACTACCGAACTCACCACGCCCGAAACTCCAGCCCACTCTTTCGGGTATCAAGCGAACCTTCTCCGACCTTCCAAACTCTATCGGCATCAACAGTCTCCTGCTCATCCCGACAACCTTCGACATGTTGATAGTTTCTGCGAGGTTCACGGGCGCAATTGTCGGTTTCTGGGGAGTTCTAACCGTGTTTGGGAAGGCGTATACAATCATTACCCGAGCGGTGAGTCGAGTAATGTTCCCGGACTCGACGACAGAGAGTGAGGATTCTATTATTGAATCGGTAATACTCTGTTCTGTACTTGGCATCGGTGGAGCCGCCATAGGGATTCTTTTTTCCGACTTCTGGATTGTAACTCTCTTCGGGCAGAAGTATTCGTCTATGGTTGGGCTTCTACCAGAGTACATGCTGATGATGCTCCCTTACCCTGCAATTGCGCTTTTCGGAATTCATTCATTTGGCTCCGGGAATCCCCGACAAGGTACTATTCTCTTTGTAGTCGTCTCTGTGCTTTATTTGTCGACGGCAATAGCGTCTACGTTGTCCCAAATCATCTGGATTCTGGCCATTGGCCATTATCTCATTCTCGTCGGAATAGGTAGCTATAAACTCACGGCGCAGGGACGGGCGTAG